In one Pseudodesulfovibrio tunisiensis genomic region, the following are encoded:
- a CDS encoding chaperone modulator CbpM has protein sequence MVFKKFRELDLRMSGTNLPERSDCVAWNQLVELTQIQPADVAELLELGWIEPAKTGADEYLFRLKDVYRIIRLMRLVKDLDVSLNSGSIIVDLLERVEELEKEIKALKRLV, from the coding sequence ATGGTGTTCAAGAAATTCAGGGAGCTTGATCTTCGGATGTCCGGCACGAACCTGCCCGAACGGTCCGATTGCGTGGCTTGGAATCAATTGGTGGAGCTGACCCAGATTCAGCCTGCGGATGTTGCCGAATTGCTTGAACTGGGCTGGATTGAGCCTGCCAAGACCGGGGCGGACGAATATCTTTTCCGTCTCAAGGACGTGTACCGCATCATCAGACTGATGCGGCTGGTCAAGGATCTGGACGTGTCCCTGAACAGCGGGTCCATCATCGTGGACCTGCTGGAACGGGTCGAGGAACTGGAAAAGGAAATCAAGGCGTTGAAACGGCTGGTTTAG
- a CDS encoding alkaline phosphatase family protein produces MPDKCLLILLDGLGDRSYASYDHQTPLQAAETPCLDSLAARAGTGLFHASRYGEALPSENAHFALFGYEMTDFPGRGPLEALGSDIDLAPNDVAILAHFTHLLKDLDGRLILKYDRSCATIEEANELYEAVGEYETQGVKIRFQKSNRLFGVLTLQGDVSPYVTDSNPMIDGRFISEIVPLEGHENDPATIRTAAALTEYLTWAHKELEKHPQAALRKRQKLPPFNGIVTQRAGRLKTPRQFTDRFGLHGASISNGVVYKGIAKYLGLDAIHAVNTGDHARDIKKRMLLAEEALQTHDFVHLHMDAPDKAAHTKNPDSKRKAIAAIDKGLAETIENFLTDDMLVVVTADHSTPSQGYMVHSGEPVPCMFIGDGVRRDNVTEFNEVSVCSGSLGGLRGTEIMGMMLNGLDRARLQGIRDCPQNQDSWPGDYQPFVIK; encoded by the coding sequence TTGCCGGATAAATGCCTTCTCATACTGCTGGACGGTCTTGGAGACCGTTCCTATGCCAGCTACGACCATCAAACCCCGCTTCAGGCCGCGGAGACTCCGTGTCTGGACTCCCTTGCGGCCCGGGCAGGCACCGGGCTGTTCCATGCCTCGCGCTATGGCGAGGCCCTGCCCAGTGAAAACGCGCACTTTGCCCTTTTCGGTTACGAGATGACCGATTTCCCGGGACGCGGTCCTCTGGAGGCTCTGGGTTCGGACATCGACCTTGCGCCGAACGACGTGGCCATTCTCGCCCACTTCACCCACCTGCTCAAGGATCTGGACGGCAGACTCATCCTCAAATACGACCGAAGTTGCGCCACGATCGAAGAGGCCAACGAGCTTTACGAGGCCGTGGGCGAATACGAAACCCAGGGAGTGAAGATCAGATTCCAGAAAAGCAACCGGCTGTTCGGCGTGCTCACGCTTCAGGGCGACGTCTCCCCGTACGTCACGGATTCCAACCCCATGATCGACGGACGATTCATTTCCGAGATCGTGCCGCTGGAAGGCCATGAAAACGATCCCGCGACCATCCGCACGGCAGCAGCCCTGACCGAATATCTGACCTGGGCGCACAAGGAACTGGAAAAGCATCCGCAGGCCGCCCTGCGCAAACGCCAGAAGCTGCCGCCCTTCAACGGCATCGTGACGCAGCGCGCAGGCAGGCTCAAGACCCCGCGCCAGTTCACGGACCGCTTCGGTCTGCACGGCGCGTCCATTTCCAATGGCGTCGTGTACAAGGGCATTGCCAAATATCTCGGTCTGGACGCGATCCATGCCGTCAACACCGGCGACCATGCGCGCGACATCAAGAAACGCATGCTGCTGGCGGAAGAAGCCCTGCAAACCCACGATTTCGTGCATCTGCACATGGATGCGCCGGACAAGGCGGCCCACACCAAGAACCCGGACTCCAAGCGCAAGGCCATCGCGGCCATTGACAAGGGGTTGGCCGAGACCATCGAAAACTTCCTGACCGACGACATGCTCGTGGTGGTCACGGCGGACCACTCCACCCCCAGTCAGGGCTACATGGTCCACTCGGGCGAGCCCGTGCCGTGCATGTTCATCGGCGACGGCGTACGCCGGGACAACGTGACCGAATTCAACGAAGTTTCGGTCTGCTCCGGCTCCCTCGGCGGACTGCGCGGCACCGAGATCATGGGCATGATGCTCAACGGCCTTGACCGCGCGCGGCTTCAGGGCATCCGGGACTGCCCGCAGAATCAGGACAGCTGGCCCGGCGACTATCAACCCTTCGTCATCAAATGA
- a CDS encoding DnaJ C-terminal domain-containing protein has product MEYKDYYKILGVSRSASKDEIAKAFKKLARKYHPDLNPNDPGAEAKFKEVNEAYEVLKDPEKRKMYDQFGSNWEHGQNFQPPPGYENVHFDFGGAGGPGGGFSGGGFSDFFETIFGGGGAGFRSGFQQSGGFQQRPRRGADSEAIYELTLDEAYKGGNKSITLQEQSTGPDGRPRTTTKTLEVKVPAGVKDGQRIRLASQGNPGMAGGAKGDLYLKIKLLPHPLFTVKDCDVILDLPLSPWEAVLGTNVRVPTLDGVVEMKIPPGIGSGKKLRIRGRGLGCGVKRGDQFVRIMIQTPDRVSGEERRLWEELREKSAFTPRNF; this is encoded by the coding sequence ATGGAATACAAGGACTACTACAAAATTCTCGGTGTCTCCCGCTCGGCTTCCAAGGACGAGATCGCAAAGGCGTTCAAGAAGCTGGCCCGGAAGTATCACCCCGACCTCAACCCCAACGACCCCGGGGCGGAAGCCAAGTTCAAGGAAGTGAACGAGGCGTATGAGGTGCTCAAGGACCCGGAAAAGCGGAAAATGTATGACCAGTTCGGTTCAAACTGGGAACATGGTCAGAATTTTCAGCCGCCTCCGGGGTACGAAAACGTGCATTTCGACTTCGGCGGAGCCGGAGGCCCGGGCGGCGGATTCTCCGGTGGCGGGTTTTCGGATTTCTTTGAGACCATCTTCGGCGGCGGAGGTGCGGGATTCCGCAGCGGCTTTCAGCAGTCGGGCGGTTTCCAGCAGCGTCCCCGACGCGGCGCGGATTCCGAGGCAATCTACGAATTGACTCTGGACGAGGCCTACAAGGGGGGCAACAAGTCCATCACCCTGCAGGAACAGTCGACCGGCCCGGACGGACGGCCCAGAACCACGACCAAGACTCTGGAGGTCAAGGTCCCGGCCGGAGTCAAGGACGGCCAGCGCATCCGTCTGGCCAGCCAGGGGAATCCCGGCATGGCCGGAGGCGCCAAGGGAGATTTGTATCTCAAGATCAAGCTGCTGCCGCATCCGTTGTTCACGGTCAAGGACTGCGACGTGATTCTGGACCTGCCCCTGTCTCCGTGGGAAGCCGTGCTCGGCACCAATGTGCGTGTTCCCACTCTTGATGGCGTGGTCGAGATGAAGATTCCTCCGGGAATCGGTTCCGGCAAGAAATTGCGCATTCGCGGAAGGGGACTCGGTTGCGGCGTCAAGCGCGGCGATCAGTTCGTGCGCATCATGATCCAGACCCCGGATCGCGTTTCCGGCGAGGAAAGGCGGCTCTGGGAGGAACTCAGGGAAAAATCGGCATTCACGCCGAGAAACTTCTAG
- a CDS encoding PHP-associated domain-containing protein: MLRGARPVVEVENGRNSLAENRLAVDLARRHGLTACAGSDAHTLSELGTHPTHFLSPVTCLADLTSALRCGACEPALSRAEAV; the protein is encoded by the coding sequence ATGCTGCGCGGTGCGCGGCCTGTTGTGGAAGTGGAGAACGGACGCAATTCCCTTGCGGAAAACCGTCTTGCCGTGGACCTTGCCCGTCGCCACGGCCTGACGGCGTGCGCCGGATCGGATGCGCACACCCTGTCCGAACTGGGCACGCACCCCACGCATTTCCTTTCGCCAGTGACCTGCCTGGCCGACCTGACGTCCGCCCTGCGGTGCGGCGCGTGCGAACCGGCCCTGTCCCGTGCCGAGGCCGTCTGA
- the clpB gene encoding ATP-dependent chaperone ClpB, translating to MDPNKFTRKTQDAVSEAQNLAIRHGHQQIDCEHLLHALASQENGLVPQVLEKLGVNPAAYVAELDKEIGRLPRVSGPGARPDQIVITPRLQKALVAADDHARRMQDEFVSVEHLFLALLDEPSSTGAGRVNREFRLDRDRVLSVLTEVRGSQRVTSDNPEATYDSLKKYGRDLVEEARKGKLDPVIGRDAEIRRVIRILSRRTKNNPVLIGEAGVGKTAIAEGLAQRIVKQDVPEGLKDKTVFALDMGALIAGAKYRGEFEERLKAVLKEVQSSEGRIIMFIDEIHTIVGAGKTDGAMDAGNLLKPMLARGELHCIGATTTDEYRKYIEKDPALERRFQTVMVEEPGVEDTISILRGLRERFEVHHGVRISDGAVVEAAVLSHRYISDRQLPDKAIDLIDEAAAMIRTEIDSQPYELDKVNRQIMQLEIEREALKRETDKKSAERLKKIEKELADHKEAQAALLAQWENEKGGIERVRSLKAEIEAVRLEIDEAKRVLDYNRAAELEYGRLNSLNNELAEREQVLQSGDGPRMVKEEVGPDDVAQVIARWTGIPVSKLMEGERDKLLKLADVLHERVIGQDQAVQAVADAVLRARAGLRNPTRPIGSFIFLGPTGVGKTELCKTLASALFDSEDNMIRIDMSEYMEKHTVARLIGAPPGYVGYDEGGQLTEAVRRKPYSVVLFDEIEKAHHDVFNVLLQILDDGRLTDSHGRTVDFKNTIIIMTSNLGAEFMLDGIDQSGEFRPGVEEQVMEVLRHHFRPEFLNRVDETVLFRPLHPEQLMGIIDLLAAGLRRRLEDRKIGLELTDRARRFIAEAAYDPNFGARPLHRYLQVHLETPLARRIIGGELADGENVTVDANESGLIFK from the coding sequence ATGGACCCCAACAAATTCACGCGAAAAACGCAGGATGCCGTGTCCGAGGCCCAGAATCTCGCCATTCGCCACGGTCATCAGCAGATAGATTGCGAACATCTTCTTCACGCCCTGGCTTCGCAGGAAAACGGCCTTGTGCCGCAGGTGCTCGAAAAGCTGGGCGTGAACCCGGCCGCCTATGTCGCGGAACTGGACAAGGAGATCGGCAGGCTGCCCAGAGTGAGCGGCCCGGGCGCTCGTCCGGATCAGATAGTGATCACGCCCCGGCTCCAGAAGGCGCTGGTGGCGGCGGACGACCATGCCAGGCGAATGCAGGACGAATTCGTGAGCGTGGAGCATCTCTTCCTTGCGTTGCTGGACGAACCTTCGTCCACTGGCGCGGGCAGGGTGAATCGGGAGTTTCGTCTGGACCGCGACCGGGTGCTTTCCGTGCTCACCGAGGTCCGGGGCAGCCAGCGCGTGACCTCGGACAATCCCGAGGCCACCTATGATTCCCTGAAGAAGTACGGCCGCGATCTGGTCGAGGAGGCGCGCAAGGGCAAGCTTGATCCGGTCATCGGCCGCGATGCCGAGATTCGGCGCGTGATCCGCATTCTGTCCCGCCGCACCAAAAACAACCCGGTGCTCATTGGCGAGGCCGGCGTGGGCAAGACCGCCATTGCCGAGGGACTGGCCCAGCGCATCGTCAAGCAGGACGTGCCCGAAGGCCTCAAGGACAAGACCGTGTTCGCTCTGGACATGGGCGCACTCATTGCGGGCGCCAAGTATCGGGGCGAATTCGAGGAGCGGCTCAAGGCCGTGCTCAAGGAGGTCCAGTCCTCGGAAGGCCGCATCATCATGTTCATCGACGAAATCCACACCATTGTGGGCGCGGGCAAGACCGACGGCGCAATGGACGCGGGCAACCTGCTCAAGCCCATGCTGGCGCGCGGCGAACTGCACTGCATCGGTGCGACCACCACGGACGAGTATCGCAAGTACATCGAAAAGGACCCGGCACTGGAACGCCGTTTCCAGACCGTGATGGTGGAAGAACCCGGCGTGGAGGACACGATTTCCATTCTTCGTGGTTTGCGAGAGCGGTTCGAGGTGCACCACGGCGTGCGCATTTCCGACGGTGCCGTGGTGGAGGCGGCCGTGCTGTCTCACCGGTACATTTCCGACCGTCAGTTGCCGGACAAGGCCATTGACCTGATTGACGAGGCTGCGGCCATGATTCGTACCGAAATCGATTCCCAACCCTACGAGCTGGACAAGGTCAATCGTCAGATCATGCAGCTCGAGATCGAGCGCGAGGCCCTGAAGCGCGAGACCGACAAAAAGTCGGCGGAGCGGTTGAAGAAGATCGAAAAGGAGCTGGCCGACCACAAGGAGGCGCAGGCCGCACTGCTTGCCCAGTGGGAGAACGAGAAGGGCGGCATCGAGCGCGTGCGCAGTCTCAAGGCCGAGATCGAGGCCGTGCGTCTGGAGATCGACGAGGCCAAGCGCGTGCTGGATTACAACCGCGCTGCCGAACTGGAATACGGCAGGCTCAACTCCTTGAATAATGAATTGGCCGAGCGGGAACAGGTGCTCCAGTCCGGAGACGGTCCGCGCATGGTCAAGGAGGAGGTCGGTCCGGACGACGTGGCACAGGTCATTGCCCGCTGGACCGGCATTCCGGTGTCCAAGCTCATGGAGGGCGAGCGCGACAAGCTGCTCAAGCTGGCCGACGTGCTGCACGAGCGCGTCATCGGTCAGGATCAGGCCGTGCAGGCCGTGGCCGACGCGGTGCTGCGCGCCCGGGCCGGACTCAGGAATCCCACGCGTCCCATCGGATCGTTCATCTTCCTTGGTCCCACGGGCGTGGGCAAGACCGAACTGTGCAAGACCCTGGCCTCGGCCCTGTTCGATTCCGAGGACAACATGATCCGCATCGACATGTCCGAGTACATGGAAAAGCATACGGTCGCACGGCTCATCGGTGCGCCTCCGGGCTACGTGGGCTACGACGAGGGCGGTCAACTGACCGAAGCGGTCCGGCGCAAGCCGTACTCCGTGGTCCTGTTCGACGAGATCGAAAAGGCGCACCACGACGTGTTCAACGTTCTGCTCCAGATTCTGGATGACGGACGGCTCACGGACAGCCATGGCAGGACCGTGGACTTCAAGAACACGATCATCATCATGACCTCCAACCTCGGCGCGGAATTCATGCTGGACGGCATCGACCAGTCCGGCGAGTTCCGGCCCGGGGTCGAGGAACAGGTCATGGAGGTACTGCGACATCATTTCCGGCCCGAATTCCTGAACCGCGTGGACGAAACCGTACTGTTCCGTCCTCTGCATCCGGAACAGCTCATGGGCATCATCGACCTGCTCGCAGCCGGATTGCGCAGGCGGCTCGAGGATCGCAAGATCGGTCTGGAACTGACGGACAGGGCCAGAAGGTTCATTGCCGAGGCTGCGTATGATCCGAATTTCGGCGCGCGTCCCCTGCATCGGTATCTTCAGGTTCATCTGGAGACCCCGCTTGCCCGGCGCATCATTGGCGGCGAGCTTGCGGACGGGGAAAACGTGACCGTGGATGCGAATGAATCCGGGCTGATATTCAAGTAA
- the coaE gene encoding dephospho-CoA kinase (Dephospho-CoA kinase (CoaE) performs the final step in coenzyme A biosynthesis.) translates to MNQDNATTTWERTAQASDRGMRLDAFWGRELAGEGISRGRVRGWIEEGCVLVDGRAVTKASLKLKGGEQLRLVGPEGVSSGGGPVPDPVDLDVIHEDAHMAVVHKPAGVTTHPAPSESGSTLVHRLLHRWPDMAGHVSGMEEQRPGIVHRLDKDTSGLIAVARTEADRLALSSAFARREVCKVYLAVVHGVPESESGLIDAPLGRHPSRKTCMAVLTKGGRDARSAYRVVWTDSRSRASLVAVRIFTGRTHQIRVHMAHIGHPLVGDVLYGSREHKEWVARGGALAGLAPRQMLHAFYLALNHPASNEPLEFWREPPEDFQALLRGLNAGCLRIGLTGMPGCGKSTVLGMLRDMGLPVFSADAAVGELYEAGCDGAVMVQQRFGGRFSRDDGSVDKPALFQTMLESDAFRREIMDMVHPMVRHACMEFFAENRDRKLAVAEVPLLVEAGWHREDMVDLCAYVDCPDERRHSIMRESRGLAPETLAAFDSWQWPAERKREACDVIVPNRGTLDELRVGVEQLVTRARELIREREAGFRDRLAALWPELARQIREMEDSA, encoded by the coding sequence ATGAATCAGGATAATGCAACCACGACATGGGAAAGGACTGCGCAGGCTTCGGACCGGGGAATGCGGCTCGATGCGTTCTGGGGACGGGAGCTTGCGGGCGAAGGCATTTCCCGGGGCAGAGTCAGGGGCTGGATCGAGGAAGGATGTGTCCTTGTGGACGGCCGGGCCGTGACCAAGGCCAGTCTCAAGCTCAAGGGCGGCGAGCAGCTCCGGCTGGTCGGACCTGAAGGCGTGTCGTCCGGGGGGGGGCCCGTACCCGATCCTGTCGATCTCGACGTAATTCACGAGGATGCACACATGGCCGTGGTGCACAAACCGGCCGGGGTGACCACGCATCCCGCGCCGAGCGAATCCGGATCGACGCTGGTTCACCGGCTTCTGCACCGCTGGCCCGACATGGCCGGGCACGTGTCCGGCATGGAGGAGCAGCGACCCGGCATCGTGCATCGATTGGACAAGGATACGTCCGGCCTCATTGCCGTGGCACGGACCGAGGCGGATCGTCTGGCGCTTTCCTCGGCCTTTGCCCGGCGCGAGGTGTGCAAGGTGTATCTGGCCGTTGTGCACGGCGTTCCCGAATCGGAATCCGGCCTGATCGATGCTCCGTTGGGCAGGCATCCGTCCCGCAAGACCTGCATGGCCGTGCTGACCAAGGGCGGCAGGGACGCGCGCAGCGCCTATCGTGTGGTCTGGACGGATTCGCGTTCCCGGGCAAGTCTGGTTGCGGTACGCATCTTCACGGGCCGTACCCATCAGATTCGCGTGCACATGGCCCACATCGGGCATCCTCTGGTGGGTGATGTCTTATATGGATCGCGCGAACACAAGGAGTGGGTCGCTCGTGGTGGCGCACTGGCTGGGCTGGCTCCGCGCCAGATGCTGCATGCCTTCTACCTTGCCCTGAACCATCCGGCTTCGAACGAGCCTTTGGAATTCTGGCGCGAGCCGCCCGAGGACTTTCAGGCGCTTTTGCGCGGCTTGAATGCGGGGTGCCTGCGCATCGGCCTGACCGGAATGCCCGGATGCGGCAAGTCCACGGTACTGGGAATGCTGCGGGACATGGGGTTGCCCGTGTTCAGCGCGGATGCGGCCGTGGGGGAATTGTACGAGGCGGGCTGCGACGGCGCGGTCATGGTGCAACAGCGGTTCGGAGGACGTTTTTCCCGGGATGACGGGAGCGTGGACAAGCCGGCCCTGTTTCAGACCATGCTGGAATCCGATGCCTTTCGACGGGAAATCATGGACATGGTTCATCCGATGGTGCGTCATGCCTGCATGGAGTTCTTTGCAGAAAATCGGGATCGGAAATTGGCGGTTGCGGAGGTGCCTCTGCTGGTGGAAGCCGGGTGGCATCGGGAAGACATGGTGGATTTGTGCGCCTATGTGGACTGTCCTGACGAGCGGCGGCATTCCATCATGCGCGAGTCGCGCGGACTTGCCCCGGAAACGCTGGCCGCGTTCGATTCCTGGCAATGGCCTGCGGAACGGAAGCGTGAAGCGTGCGACGTGATCGTGCCGAACCGGGGAACTCTGGACGAATTGCGCGTTGGAGTCGAACAACTGGTGACCCGAGCCCGGGAACTGATCCGGGAACGCGAGGCCGGATTTCGTGACAGGCTGGCCGCGTTGTGGCCGGAGTTGGCCCGGCAGATCCGGGAAATGGAGGACAGTGCATGA
- a CDS encoding BON domain-containing protein: protein MTRLSHIALCLTVIGFAMINLAWTPWGAIYDAARDERGLADQAADKEISLSIKAKLADRDAKKALGVKVYSFLGNVYLVGALDDPGFQVFALETAKSTDGVRNVKRHFVRKSDTMATDLEIAAKVRTRLVAEKDFSSTQVETEVFNGEVIMLGMVRSRNDEATAKRIARDVDGVRKVTSFLIPSE, encoded by the coding sequence ATGACACGACTCTCACACATCGCACTGTGCCTCACCGTCATCGGATTCGCCATGATAAACCTGGCATGGACTCCATGGGGAGCCATCTACGATGCGGCGCGTGACGAGAGAGGTCTGGCCGATCAGGCCGCGGACAAGGAAATATCCCTGTCCATCAAGGCCAAGCTCGCCGACCGGGATGCGAAAAAGGCACTCGGTGTCAAGGTGTACTCTTTTCTGGGCAACGTCTACCTTGTCGGCGCTTTGGATGATCCCGGATTTCAGGTGTTCGCTCTGGAAACCGCCAAGTCGACCGATGGCGTGCGCAACGTGAAGCGCCATTTCGTGCGCAAAAGCGACACCATGGCAACGGATCTGGAGATAGCGGCCAAGGTCAGGACGCGGCTCGTGGCAGAAAAGGATTTCAGTTCCACGCAGGTGGAAACCGAGGTGTTCAACGGTGAGGTGATCATGCTGGGCATGGTGCGAAGCCGGAACGATGAAGCCACGGCCAAGCGCATTGCCCGGGATGTGGACGGCGTGCGCAAGGTCACGTCATTCCTGATCCCTTCGGAATAG
- a CDS encoding rhomboid family intramembrane serine protease, whose protein sequence is MIPIRDNVPRVHMPIMVIGIIALNVLGFLYEQSLGPRAVVQLFHLFGVVPARFFEPEWAAWAGYPHTLGWPLFTYMFLHSGWLHLLLNMWMLWIFGDNIEDVTGHGGFVVFYLLCGLAAVALHMLSDTGSAIPIVGASGAVAGVMGAYVVLYPHGNVLTLVPLFFLPLLLRIPALVFLGVWFLTQIVSGLLPDGDGAASVAWWAHIGGFVAGILLIQIFRRRGHCYFCYNPDSRDYDQDSPVQ, encoded by the coding sequence ATGATTCCGATCCGGGACAATGTGCCGCGTGTGCATATGCCGATCATGGTCATCGGCATCATCGCGCTCAATGTTCTGGGTTTTCTGTACGAGCAGAGCCTCGGCCCGCGCGCCGTGGTGCAACTCTTTCATCTGTTCGGCGTTGTTCCGGCCCGATTCTTCGAGCCGGAATGGGCGGCATGGGCCGGGTATCCGCACACTCTTGGCTGGCCGCTGTTCACCTACATGTTTCTGCACAGCGGTTGGCTGCATCTGCTGCTGAACATGTGGATGCTCTGGATTTTCGGGGACAATATCGAGGATGTGACCGGTCACGGCGGATTCGTGGTCTTCTATCTGCTGTGCGGACTGGCTGCCGTGGCTTTGCACATGCTGTCCGACACCGGTTCGGCCATTCCGATCGTGGGCGCGTCCGGTGCCGTGGCCGGAGTCATGGGCGCCTATGTGGTGCTGTATCCCCATGGCAATGTGCTGACGCTGGTGCCTCTGTTCTTCCTGCCCCTGCTGCTGCGCATTCCGGCTCTGGTGTTTCTGGGCGTGTGGTTCCTGACCCAGATCGTGTCCGGGCTGCTTCCCGATGGCGACGGTGCCGCAAGCGTGGCCTGGTGGGCGCACATCGGCGGATTCGTTGCCGGAATCCTGCTGATCCAGATATTTCGCCGCAGAGGGCACTGCTACTTCTGCTACAATCCGGATTCCCGGGATTACGATCAGGATTCCCCGGTTCAGTGA
- a CDS encoding transporter substrate-binding domain-containing protein: MFFRLLPFAMLFLFSAAPGAAMQVPEQYANGIMVSGSASMPPICSLGLNGEAKGLAVDLWHAWSVRTGVPVRFVLGTWPESLAMVRDGRADVHSGLYFSRERESFLDYGEPYAVLLDKLFARKSLGASSVADLAGRKIAILREGYSEYHMNKFYPGMITVAFDSSEDMVRAAVEGRVDAFLTEYPTLQYQLGAMAANDDFVAVQVMYEMTLHPAVSKGNGELLDLIDRGFAEIPAKDRERIKRRWIPEEPGMPKWLVPSIVIAALVLLGVVLCLLSGGRCISRSL, encoded by the coding sequence ATGTTTTTCAGGCTGTTGCCTTTTGCCATGCTTTTCCTGTTTTCGGCGGCCCCCGGCGCGGCCATGCAGGTTCCGGAACAATATGCAAATGGCATCATGGTAAGCGGTTCGGCTTCCATGCCCCCGATATGTTCCCTTGGACTGAACGGCGAGGCAAAGGGGTTGGCCGTGGATTTGTGGCATGCATGGTCGGTCAGAACCGGGGTGCCGGTAAGGTTTGTGCTGGGAACATGGCCGGAATCATTGGCAATGGTACGCGACGGCAGGGCCGATGTGCATAGCGGACTTTATTTCAGCAGGGAACGGGAGTCCTTTCTCGATTACGGCGAGCCCTACGCCGTATTGCTGGACAAGCTGTTTGCACGCAAGTCCCTTGGTGCCTCGTCCGTGGCTGATCTCGCAGGCAGGAAGATCGCCATTCTGCGGGAAGGCTATTCCGAGTACCATATGAACAAGTTTTATCCCGGCATGATAACCGTGGCGTTCGATTCGTCCGAGGACATGGTCAGGGCGGCAGTGGAAGGGCGGGTGGACGCCTTTCTTACGGAATATCCCACGCTTCAGTATCAGCTCGGCGCCATGGCCGCAAATGACGATTTCGTTGCCGTGCAAGTCATGTATGAAATGACGCTCCATCCGGCAGTGTCCAAGGGCAATGGAGAGTTGCTCGATCTGATCGACCGGGGATTTGCGGAAATTCCCGCCAAGGACAGGGAGCGTATCAAGCGGCGGTGGATTCCCGAGGAACCAGGCATGCCCAAGTGGCTCGTGCCTTCCATCGTGATCGCGGCCCTTGTGCTTCTGGGGGTCGTACTCTGTCTGCTTTCCGGCGGACGTTGCATCAGCCGGAGTCTGTGA
- a CDS encoding YheT family hydrolase, which translates to MPTLPTPDYSPRFPFTSGHVQTMYPTLFRPEPEAEPRRERIETPDQDFLDIDWHECSSGNAHRLAVVSHGLEGNSRKKYPLGMARELTRRGWDVICLNFRGCSGEPNRLPRLYHSGVTDDLHTVLCHGLATGRYAEAALVGFSMGGNQTLKYLGENPDKVPSQVKCAAVFSVPCDLAGSCRVMSRTINRVYMEYFMKGLREKVRIKANMFPELVNTDGLDRIKAFAPFDDRYTAPLHGFRDATDYYEKCSSLRVLDSIRIPTLLVQARNDPFLSRSCYPEQQAGTSPFLFLEMPKYGGHVGFMPLDRGETYWSEARAANFLESRS; encoded by the coding sequence ATGCCCACACTGCCCACGCCCGATTATTCACCCCGCTTCCCGTTCACCAGCGGACATGTCCAGACCATGTATCCCACGCTGTTCCGGCCCGAGCCCGAGGCCGAACCGCGCAGGGAACGCATCGAAACTCCGGATCAGGACTTTCTGGACATCGACTGGCACGAATGTTCGTCCGGCAATGCGCACAGGCTGGCCGTGGTCAGCCACGGTCTGGAAGGAAATTCGCGCAAGAAGTATCCGCTGGGCATGGCCCGGGAACTGACCCGACGCGGCTGGGACGTGATCTGCCTGAACTTCCGGGGGTGCTCGGGGGAACCGAACCGACTGCCCCGCCTCTACCATTCGGGCGTGACCGACGACCTGCACACCGTGCTCTGCCATGGTCTCGCAACGGGCAGATATGCCGAAGCCGCGCTTGTCGGGTTCAGCATGGGGGGCAACCAGACCCTGAAATATCTGGGGGAAAACCCGGACAAGGTGCCCAGTCAGGTCAAATGCGCGGCCGTATTCTCGGTGCCGTGCGATCTGGCCGGATCGTGTCGGGTCATGAGCCGGACCATAAACCGGGTCTACATGGAATATTTCATGAAGGGACTGCGCGAAAAGGTACGGATCAAGGCAAACATGTTCCCGGAACTGGTGAACACGGACGGGCTGGACCGCATCAAGGCGTTCGCCCCGTTCGACGACAGATACACAGCCCCGCTGCACGGCTTCCGGGATGCGACGGACTACTATGAAAAATGCTCGTCGCTTCGTGTTCTGGACAGCATCCGCATCCCCACCCTGCTGGTGCAGGCCAGAAACGATCCGTTCCTGTCCAGATCGTGCTATCCCGAGCAGCAGGCCGGAACCAGTCCGTTCCTGTTTCTGGAAATGCCCAAATACGGCGGGCACGTCGGCTTCATGCCGCTCGACCGGGGAGAAACCTACTGGTCCGAAGCACGGGCCGCGAATTTTCTGGAAAGCCGGAGCTGA